From the genome of Muricauda sp. SCSIO 64092, one region includes:
- the cmk gene encoding (d)CMP kinase, translated as MGKIIIAIDGHSSTGKSTVAKRLAEALDYLYVDTGAMYRAVTLFALENGLIDDSQQNFEGLKSHLDDLDVSFQRNPETGQFQIHLNNENVENRIRTLDVSQQVSKIAAIPEVREKLVEQQQRMGVGKGMVMDGRDIGTVVFPKAELKLFMTASAEKRAQRRYKELVERGEEVTYDEVLKNVQERDHLDSTRETSPLRKAGDAIVFDNSDMGLDEQFERVLCLAQQVMEKGL; from the coding sequence ATGGGTAAAATCATCATTGCGATAGATGGTCATTCCTCCACAGGGAAGAGTACGGTTGCCAAACGTTTGGCAGAAGCTTTGGACTATCTTTATGTGGATACGGGAGCCATGTACAGGGCGGTAACCCTATTTGCCCTGGAAAATGGGCTCATAGATGATTCCCAACAAAATTTTGAAGGCTTAAAATCACATTTGGACGACCTTGATGTTTCGTTCCAAAGGAATCCAGAAACGGGCCAATTTCAAATTCATTTGAACAACGAGAATGTTGAAAACAGGATACGGACGCTGGATGTTTCCCAACAAGTGAGCAAAATTGCCGCAATTCCCGAAGTACGCGAAAAGCTGGTGGAGCAACAGCAGAGGATGGGTGTGGGGAAAGGAATGGTCATGGATGGTAGGGATATTGGTACCGTGGTTTTTCCCAAGGCGGAGCTTAAATTATTTATGACCGCATCGGCGGAAAAAAGGGCGCAGCGTCGTTATAAGGAATTAGTGGAAAGGGGAGAAGAGGTAACCTACGATGAGGTGCTGAAAAATGTACAGGAAAGGGATCATCTCGATTCCACCAGGGAAACATCACCATTACGGAAGGCCGGGGATGCCATAGTGTTTGACAACAGCGATATGGGCCTGGACGAGCAGTTTGAACGTGTGCTATGCTTGGCACAACAAGTCATGGAAAAGGGATTGTAA
- a CDS encoding LysM peptidoglycan-binding domain-containing protein has product MSVKAKYQAVLDLGQELGIQGGDVSEEAGVLKVKGQAATPYEKNVIWDKIKELGGESPADIKANITVADDSVYHRHTVKSGESLSKIAKHYYGDAMKYNKIFEANTDQLKNPDVIHPDQVLVIPNL; this is encoded by the coding sequence ATGAGTGTAAAAGCAAAATATCAAGCCGTATTGGATCTAGGTCAGGAATTGGGCATCCAAGGAGGCGATGTTTCTGAAGAGGCCGGCGTTTTAAAAGTTAAAGGCCAAGCAGCTACCCCATATGAAAAGAATGTGATTTGGGATAAGATCAAGGAATTGGGTGGCGAAAGCCCTGCTGACATTAAGGCAAATATTACCGTTGCAGATGATTCCGTTTACCACAGGCATACCGTAAAAAGTGGTGAATCCCTGAGCAAGATTGCAAAACACTATTATGGCGATGCCATGAAGTATAACAAAATCTTTGAGGCCAATACCGATCAATTAAAGAATCCGGATGTAATCCATCCCGATCAGGTTTTGGTGATCCCCAACCTGTAA